A single genomic interval of Chloracidobacterium validum harbors:
- a CDS encoding NAD(+)/NADH kinase has translation MSQAMVAFETVGLIVKPHLTDITAYLTALAEWFVGRGCRVVGETPSAHLLPPTVTVLPSSDLAAQVGLVVVIGGDGTMIYAARLLGARDVPVLGVNYGYLGYLTEYTPETVYEALERIFAGDIHTDVRMKLEATVERQGEPRLTAQAVNDCVVTKSMLARLVPIECRIGGQFVSIFHADGLIIATPTGSTAYSLSAGGPIVHPTMQAIVITPICPHTLTNRPLVVPDTSEIELRLTTERGPFNVEDVFLTFDGQTGCAVEPEDRVLIRKSASVLKLIEPAGKDYFRLLRDKLKWGNG, from the coding sequence ATGTCTCAAGCCATGGTTGCCTTTGAAACGGTCGGACTGATCGTCAAACCGCATCTGACGGACATCACAGCGTACCTCACGGCACTAGCCGAGTGGTTTGTCGGGCGTGGGTGTCGGGTCGTTGGGGAGACGCCGTCCGCCCATCTGCTCCCCCCAACCGTGACAGTCCTTCCTTCGAGTGATTTGGCGGCGCAGGTAGGGCTGGTTGTGGTGATTGGGGGCGATGGCACGATGATCTATGCCGCGCGCTTGCTCGGAGCGCGGGATGTTCCGGTTCTGGGCGTCAACTATGGCTACCTTGGGTATCTCACGGAATATACGCCGGAGACGGTCTATGAGGCTTTGGAACGTATCTTTGCCGGAGACATCCACACGGATGTGCGGATGAAGCTGGAAGCCACCGTTGAACGCCAGGGGGAACCGCGACTCACGGCCCAGGCCGTCAATGATTGCGTGGTCACAAAGAGCATGCTGGCACGGCTCGTGCCGATTGAATGTCGCATTGGTGGGCAGTTTGTTTCGATTTTCCACGCCGATGGACTCATCATTGCCACGCCAACCGGCTCGACGGCCTACTCACTTTCCGCCGGGGGCCCAATCGTGCATCCGACCATGCAGGCGATTGTCATCACGCCGATTTGTCCGCATACGCTGACCAACCGGCCGCTGGTGGTTCCCGATACCAGTGAAATCGAGCTGCGCCTGACAACGGAGCGCGGGCCGTTCAATGTGGAGGATGTCTTTCTGACTTTCGATGGGCAGACCGGTTGCGCCGTCGAACCAGAAGACCGTGTTTTGATTCGCAAGAGCGCTTCGGTGTTGAAGCTAATTGAACCGGCCGGCAAGGACTACTTCCGGCTTCTGCGCGATAAACTCAAGTGGGGCAATGGGTAA
- a CDS encoding ATP-binding response regulator codes for MPERILIASDDNLLGAMVGALLTSSGYEIELVNTGDEAQQRLAAYPFDALILDIALRHQNCLDLTRWVRGQSALRNLPVIVLSPMATRDDDVPSVLHAGADEALAVPFRHQELILKLRRMLERQRWAIERQQMVANLSAVADGIERFIRPTGEQSLPEFSDLADLEEQAKWQDVMSSLSTAIQSLQDASNNEETQILRRALEQISLALKRAGRYVQVRTQAQSLRDANEKLRELERLRAEFTNAIVHDIRSPLGTIVSTMELIEQELSGPRPKKSDILPLVTGARAVAEKLIALVSELLDFSKLEAGKMNLALERLEVAKVIEQVGEEFEPAIRRKSIKFSYGCEDHLPAIVGDAGKLHRALSNLMSNAVKFTPDGGQIWLEARLMEGTQVDAGVPYIVFSVVDSGEGIPAQDLPYLFDAYYQAASRSRDLGTGLGLAIVKRIAAAHGGNVSVRSQVGVGTAFSIVLPLAPPADGQPATAPPPLPAAAPGVVTDLSEVLATPANNSLPTLSSPN; via the coding sequence ATGCCCGAACGAATCCTCATCGCGTCAGATGACAACCTGCTTGGTGCGATGGTTGGCGCATTGCTGACGAGCAGCGGCTATGAAATTGAGTTGGTGAATACCGGTGATGAGGCGCAGCAGCGTTTGGCGGCTTATCCATTCGACGCCCTCATTCTGGATATTGCCCTGCGTCATCAGAACTGCCTCGATTTGACGCGGTGGGTACGTGGACAGTCGGCGCTCCGGAACTTGCCGGTGATTGTCCTGAGTCCAATGGCAACCCGCGATGACGATGTCCCGTCGGTATTGCACGCCGGCGCCGATGAGGCACTTGCGGTTCCATTCCGTCACCAGGAACTCATTCTCAAGCTCCGGCGTATGCTGGAACGCCAACGCTGGGCGATTGAGCGTCAGCAGATGGTGGCCAACCTGTCGGCCGTGGCGGATGGGATTGAACGGTTCATTCGCCCAACTGGCGAGCAATCGCTGCCGGAGTTCTCAGACCTGGCCGACCTCGAGGAACAAGCCAAGTGGCAGGACGTGATGTCCTCCTTGAGCACTGCCATTCAATCCCTTCAGGACGCCTCCAACAACGAGGAAACCCAAATCCTGCGGCGGGCGCTGGAACAAATTTCGCTGGCGCTGAAACGGGCGGGGCGCTACGTCCAGGTACGGACGCAAGCGCAGTCACTGCGCGACGCCAATGAAAAACTGCGTGAACTGGAGCGGCTGCGGGCTGAGTTCACCAATGCCATTGTCCATGATATTCGCTCTCCGCTGGGAACGATTGTTTCCACGATGGAGTTAATCGAGCAAGAGTTGAGTGGGCCACGTCCCAAGAAGTCTGACATCCTGCCACTAGTGACCGGCGCGCGCGCAGTTGCCGAGAAGCTGATTGCGCTCGTGTCAGAACTCCTGGATTTCTCAAAACTTGAAGCCGGCAAGATGAATCTGGCGCTTGAGCGGCTTGAAGTCGCCAAGGTGATTGAGCAGGTCGGCGAGGAGTTTGAGCCGGCGATCCGCCGCAAATCCATCAAGTTCAGTTATGGTTGCGAGGATCATCTGCCGGCCATCGTCGGGGATGCCGGTAAGTTGCATCGGGCACTGTCGAACTTGATGTCCAACGCCGTCAAGTTTACCCCGGATGGCGGGCAAATCTGGCTCGAGGCGCGCCTGATGGAAGGCACGCAGGTGGACGCTGGCGTCCCCTACATTGTCTTTAGCGTCGTGGATTCGGGTGAGGGCATTCCCGCTCAAGACCTGCCCTACCTCTTTGATGCGTATTATCAAGCGGCCAGTCGCAGCCGAGACCTCGGAACCGGTCTTGGACTGGCCATCGTCAAACGAATCGCGGCGGCGCATGGCGGCAATGTGTCGGTGCGGAGCCAGGTCGGCGTCGGGACGGCTTTTTCGATTGTCCTGCCGCTGGCACCGCCGGCGGATGGTCAGCCAGCGACTGCGCCGCCACCGTTACCGGCGGCCGCGCCTGGGGTCGTCACCGACCTATCGGAAGTGCTGGCAACGCCAGCCAACAACTCACTGCCGACGCTTTCATCCCCAAACTAG
- a CDS encoding class II fumarate hydratase — MTDEQFRIERDSMGEVRVPATARYSAQTQRAVENFPISGIRFPRRFIEALALVKWAAASANQDLGLLAPALAEAIASAALEVAGGHHDEHFPLDIFQTGSGTSTNMNANEVIASLAGERLGGRVHPNDHVNMGQSSNDAIPTAIHVSAYLAATHDLLPALRHLHAALVAKAETVSHVVKTGRTHLMDAMPITLAQELTGWAWQIAHGIERIECALPRLAKLAQGGTAVGTGINAHPEFAARFAARLSERTGLPFRPNDSFFESLSSQDAIVELSGQVKTVAVSLMKIANDLRWMNSGPQAGLAEIRLQDLQPGSSIMPGKVNPVIPEAMAMVCAQVIGNDTTITIAGQSGNFQLNVMLPVIAYNILQSLTLLANAARLLADKAIANFTVNEERLAAQVGRNPILVTALNPVIGYELGAKIAKRAYAEDRTVKDVAAEMTDLAPEELDRLLDPRALTEGGIRQ, encoded by the coding sequence GTGACCGACGAGCAATTTCGGATTGAACGTGACAGCATGGGCGAGGTTCGGGTTCCGGCAACCGCCCGTTACAGCGCCCAGACACAGCGCGCTGTCGAAAACTTTCCCATCAGCGGGATTCGCTTTCCACGGCGCTTCATCGAAGCGTTGGCGCTCGTGAAATGGGCTGCCGCCAGCGCCAATCAAGACTTGGGGTTGCTTGCCCCGGCGCTGGCAGAAGCAATTGCCAGTGCCGCGCTCGAAGTCGCCGGTGGCCACCACGACGAGCATTTTCCACTCGACATTTTTCAAACCGGCTCCGGGACAAGCACCAACATGAACGCCAACGAGGTCATTGCCTCGCTTGCCGGTGAGCGCCTTGGCGGGCGCGTCCATCCCAATGATCACGTCAACATGGGACAGAGCAGTAACGACGCCATCCCAACCGCTATCCACGTCAGCGCATACTTGGCGGCCACGCATGATTTGCTTCCCGCGCTGCGCCACCTGCACGCCGCACTTGTTGCCAAGGCCGAAACCGTCTCTCACGTCGTCAAAACCGGGCGCACCCACCTGATGGATGCCATGCCCATCACCTTGGCCCAGGAACTCACCGGCTGGGCCTGGCAGATCGCCCACGGGATTGAGCGCATCGAATGCGCTCTGCCCCGGCTGGCCAAACTGGCGCAAGGCGGTACGGCCGTGGGCACGGGCATCAACGCCCACCCGGAGTTTGCCGCCCGCTTCGCGGCACGGCTTTCCGAGCGAACGGGTCTGCCCTTCCGCCCCAATGACAGCTTTTTTGAATCCCTGAGTTCCCAGGATGCCATCGTCGAACTCAGCGGCCAGGTCAAGACCGTGGCCGTCAGTTTGATGAAAATCGCCAACGATTTGCGCTGGATGAATAGCGGGCCCCAAGCCGGACTTGCCGAAATTCGGCTCCAGGACCTTCAACCCGGCTCAAGCATCATGCCGGGAAAAGTCAACCCGGTTATCCCCGAAGCCATGGCCATGGTGTGCGCCCAGGTTATCGGCAATGACACCACCATCACCATCGCCGGACAGTCAGGCAACTTTCAACTCAATGTCATGCTGCCGGTCATTGCCTACAACATCCTGCAAAGCTTGACCTTATTAGCCAATGCGGCGCGTTTGTTGGCCGACAAGGCCATTGCCAACTTCACCGTCAATGAGGAACGACTGGCCGCCCAAGTTGGACGCAACCCCATCCTGGTCACGGCGCTCAACCCGGTGATCGGTTACGAACTCGGCGCCAAAATTGCCAAACGTGCCTATGCCGAAGATCGCACGGTCAAGGATGTTGCGGCGGAAATGACCGACCTTGCCCCGGAAGAACTGGACCGCTTGCTCGACCCACGGGCGCTGACCGAAGGCGGCATCCGGCAGTAG
- the dapF gene encoding diaminopimelate epimerase, whose amino-acid sequence MLVLHKLHGLGNDFLIFDGHQPGASIMFDDPQRHAPAVCDRHCGVGADGVIAVKKTDADAADYSMTLWNADGSRAEMSGNGLRCVAAFVRRVMGWESDTLRVLTEAGIRTVTFLASAGQETTCAIRMGKPIFTPEQIPMCLDAPRQPPLVNVALALGDEVVTATVLSMGNPHCTVFVEDVQAVPLAQLGPRLERHPAFPQRTNVEFAAVRDRHNLDVVFWERGVGRTAASGTGACAAAVAAMLNGLVERTVTIHAERGTLTVTWDAVTDEVILTGSAHYVARVDWTGGEPET is encoded by the coding sequence TTGCTTGTCCTGCATAAGCTCCACGGCCTGGGCAATGATTTCCTGATTTTTGACGGACACCAACCAGGCGCGTCAATCATGTTTGACGACCCGCAGCGGCACGCGCCGGCGGTTTGTGACCGACACTGCGGCGTCGGAGCCGATGGCGTGATTGCGGTCAAAAAAACTGACGCCGATGCTGCCGATTACAGCATGACGCTCTGGAATGCCGACGGGTCACGGGCTGAGATGTCCGGTAATGGGTTGCGCTGTGTGGCGGCCTTTGTCCGGCGCGTCATGGGCTGGGAGTCGGACACCTTGCGCGTCTTGACGGAGGCCGGCATTCGTACCGTGACCTTCCTGGCATCGGCCGGACAAGAAACCACCTGTGCTATCCGTATGGGCAAGCCGATCTTTACTCCAGAGCAAATTCCCATGTGCCTGGATGCCCCGCGGCAACCGCCCTTAGTCAATGTTGCGCTGGCGCTTGGTGATGAAGTGGTAACTGCAACCGTGCTGTCCATGGGCAATCCACACTGTACGGTTTTTGTCGAAGATGTGCAGGCCGTGCCGCTTGCCCAGCTCGGTCCACGACTTGAACGGCACCCGGCCTTTCCGCAGCGAACGAACGTTGAGTTTGCTGCGGTTCGGGATCGCCACAACCTGGACGTTGTCTTTTGGGAACGGGGAGTTGGGCGGACGGCGGCGTCTGGAACCGGGGCGTGTGCAGCAGCGGTGGCGGCGATGCTCAACGGCTTGGTGGAACGAACGGTCACGATCCATGCCGAACGTGGGACGCTCACCGTCACCTGGGATGCCGTTACCGATGAGGTGATACTTACGGGAAGCGCGCACTATGTTGCCCGCGTGGACTGGACCGGTGGTGAACCTGAAACGTAG
- a CDS encoding ATP-dependent DNA helicase translates to MKQHEMPAELSRTEMALEEVFGPSGRFAQTQPSFEFRPGQLEMARAVYDVLRRGGHLCVEAGTGTGKTLAYLVPAILQNELVIISTATKNLQEQILQQDIPRLEQALGRQIRAAMLKGRSNYLCLHRLEHFEDSGRLPGLGDIHHFDAIRQWSQTTPTGDRAELTALPENLTLWGELDARTENCLGQKCPKYDDCFVTRARQRAREADLVIVNHHLFFADLAARHGSYGAFLPDHTRVIFDEAHEIEDTAASYFSLQISNYRFADLLRDVEQAFIPDDGLAEAIRRTCRAVRQSADHFWQFAQRICRTRHGVFDGRGRLSPTAFTDPVDEFDCSPVVGRSLEGDSDGTAHQEASGLTALADALEALADVLQATHGGAVLAADNLPALRRLEERARGLRSELLHIVCGDNPNYVYWWERRGRGLFLQATPIDVAGVLREQLFGQLESVILTSATLASQGSFDFIRSRLGLDRSDELLIDSPFDYSRQARLYLPPDLPDPTAPDFTDAAVAEIIALLAITQGRAFVLCTSLSHMRRLYDGTRAQVNFPCLLQGDAPKSTLIEHFRRTPGAVLFGAASFWQGVDVVGEALSCVIVDRLPFPVPSDPVIEARCCHIEAEGGNAFQTYSLPQAILALKQGLGRLIRSSTDRGILCLLDGRIRKWYGQVILSSLPSQLPIIHDRQTLARWFTEAVSEI, encoded by the coding sequence ATGAAACAGCATGAGATGCCCGCCGAACTGTCACGAACTGAAATGGCGCTTGAAGAAGTCTTTGGCCCCAGCGGTCGCTTTGCCCAGACCCAGCCAAGCTTCGAGTTTCGTCCCGGACAGTTGGAGATGGCACGGGCGGTTTACGACGTGCTGCGCCGGGGCGGACACCTGTGCGTCGAAGCCGGAACCGGAACCGGCAAAACGCTGGCTTATCTCGTTCCGGCGATTTTACAGAACGAGCTGGTGATCATCTCGACGGCGACCAAAAACCTTCAGGAGCAAATTCTCCAGCAGGACATTCCGCGTCTGGAGCAGGCGCTGGGGCGGCAAATACGTGCAGCGATGCTCAAGGGGCGGAGTAACTATCTTTGCCTGCACCGGCTTGAGCATTTTGAAGACAGCGGCCGCCTGCCCGGGCTGGGTGACATCCACCACTTCGACGCTATCCGGCAATGGTCTCAAACCACGCCGACGGGCGACCGGGCCGAGCTAACGGCACTGCCGGAAAACTTGACACTCTGGGGCGAACTCGATGCCCGGACTGAAAATTGCCTAGGGCAGAAGTGCCCCAAGTATGATGACTGCTTCGTTACCCGCGCCCGCCAACGCGCCCGCGAAGCCGACCTCGTCATCGTCAATCATCACTTGTTTTTTGCCGACCTTGCCGCCCGGCATGGTTCATACGGGGCGTTTTTACCCGACCATACGCGCGTCATTTTTGACGAAGCCCACGAGATCGAAGACACCGCCGCCAGCTATTTCAGCCTTCAGATTAGCAACTACCGGTTTGCGGATTTGCTCCGGGACGTTGAACAAGCCTTCATTCCTGACGATGGCCTGGCAGAAGCCATTCGCCGGACGTGCCGCGCCGTACGTCAGAGCGCCGACCATTTCTGGCAGTTCGCCCAGCGCATTTGTCGGACTAGGCACGGTGTTTTCGATGGACGCGGACGACTCTCCCCAACCGCCTTTACCGACCCGGTGGATGAGTTCGACTGCTCACCGGTGGTTGGCCGGTCATTGGAAGGAGATAGTGACGGGACGGCCCACCAGGAAGCTTCGGGCCTGACGGCACTGGCGGATGCCCTCGAAGCCTTGGCGGATGTGCTCCAGGCCACCCACGGCGGAGCGGTGTTGGCTGCCGATAACCTCCCGGCGCTGCGTCGCTTGGAGGAGCGCGCGCGGGGACTTCGGAGCGAACTGCTGCATATCGTCTGCGGTGACAACCCAAACTACGTTTACTGGTGGGAACGACGCGGACGGGGGCTTTTCTTGCAGGCAACCCCGATTGATGTTGCCGGTGTGCTGCGGGAGCAGTTGTTTGGCCAGCTCGAATCGGTGATCCTGACTTCCGCGACGCTTGCCAGCCAGGGGTCGTTTGATTTCATTCGGTCCCGGCTCGGCCTCGACCGCAGCGATGAACTCCTGATTGACTCTCCGTTTGATTACAGCCGGCAGGCCAGGCTCTACTTGCCGCCGGACTTGCCTGACCCCACTGCACCGGATTTCACCGACGCGGCCGTGGCTGAAATTATCGCCCTGCTTGCCATTACCCAAGGGCGCGCCTTCGTGCTCTGCACGAGCCTGAGCCACATGCGACGGCTTTACGATGGCACGCGCGCGCAGGTGAACTTTCCCTGTCTGCTCCAGGGCGATGCCCCCAAATCAACATTGATAGAGCATTTTCGGCGAACGCCAGGCGCAGTTCTCTTTGGAGCTGCCAGCTTTTGGCAGGGTGTGGATGTCGTGGGCGAGGCGCTTTCCTGCGTCATTGTGGACCGGTTGCCGTTTCCAGTTCCCTCCGATCCAGTCATTGAAGCCCGGTGTTGTCACATTGAAGCGGAGGGGGGCAATGCCTTCCAGACCTACAGCCTGCCACAGGCTATTCTTGCGCTCAAACAGGGGCTGGGACGCCTCATTCGGAGCAGCACCGACCGGGGCATACTCTGCTTGCTCGACGGGCGGATACGGAAATGGTACGGACAAGTTATCCTGAGCAGCCTACCATCCCAGCTCCCCATCATCCACGACCGCCAAACCTTGGCGCGCTGGTTTACCGAAGCCGTTTCAGAGATTTAG
- the recG gene encoding ATP-dependent DNA helicase RecG, protein MSAHLSLATPLVELSAYLRGIGSTTAGKLATELATALGKVSPTSVTVEDLLLYLPFRYEDRSHLPRIRDLVDGQAASVIVEVRAPSSYPIRTKNGKRLTLFEFTGTDETGRIRAYWWNQPYLCQVFAAEQRVILYGEWKFSNRQQCYQVENPDYEILNEESDEDVPEMIHVGRCVPMYRKLGAFRARTLRRLMFRLLGALEDVPDDSLPDELRVGIGLGAPLPSKLEALREVHFPSAARHLGAIEARRSPAHARLALEEFFYLTLALGDRRQRREQSSKKATMQITNAIRERVRQALPFAMTQAQKRVIREIVTDLTGDRPMSRLLQGDVGSGKTIIALQALIIAVENGWQAALMAPTEILVEQHARSLTRWLAGTPYRVAALTGRLKAAEKKAIRQALAAHELDIVIGTQALIQDETSFARLGLVVIDEQHRFGVMQREKLVTQGAASEAITPDVLVMTATPIPRSLAMTIYGDLDVSIIDELPPGRKPVVTAIRTDDRRERVYDFIRQECAAGRQAYIVYPLVEESEKLDVAAATAAAEYLQREVFPSLGVGLLHGKLKSEEKEAIMQRLVAGDVQILVTTTVIEVGIDVPNASVMVIENPERFGLAQLHQLRGRVGRGAAKSYCVLMVSNDLALDALERLNFFAQTADGFAIAEKDLLWRGPGEMLGIRQSGVPMFRVGDIVRDADWLTMARQAALRRLQEQPKSAQTLAWLEQARRWFPLAAGGVH, encoded by the coding sequence ATGTCCGCTCACTTGTCGCTGGCAACGCCGCTGGTTGAGCTTTCGGCCTACTTGCGCGGCATTGGCTCGACGACAGCCGGCAAACTGGCCACCGAATTGGCGACCGCACTTGGAAAAGTTTCTCCCACGTCTGTGACGGTTGAGGATTTACTTCTTTATCTGCCTTTTCGATATGAAGACCGCTCGCACTTGCCGCGGATTCGTGACTTGGTGGACGGTCAGGCCGCTTCGGTCATTGTCGAAGTACGTGCGCCATCGAGTTACCCGATTCGGACGAAAAACGGCAAACGCCTCACCTTGTTTGAGTTCACAGGAACTGATGAAACCGGACGGATTCGCGCCTACTGGTGGAATCAGCCCTACTTGTGCCAAGTCTTTGCCGCTGAACAACGGGTCATCCTGTATGGCGAGTGGAAGTTTTCCAATCGCCAGCAGTGCTACCAAGTTGAAAATCCAGACTACGAAATCTTGAATGAAGAATCTGACGAAGACGTGCCAGAGATGATTCATGTCGGCCGCTGCGTGCCGATGTACCGCAAGCTTGGCGCGTTTCGGGCGCGGACTCTGCGCCGGCTCATGTTCAGGTTGCTCGGCGCACTGGAGGATGTCCCGGATGACAGTCTCCCCGACGAATTGCGCGTCGGGATCGGTTTAGGCGCGCCGCTGCCCTCCAAATTGGAGGCGTTGCGTGAGGTGCACTTTCCCAGCGCGGCCAGGCACTTGGGTGCCATCGAAGCCCGCCGGTCGCCGGCCCATGCGCGGTTGGCGCTGGAGGAATTTTTCTATCTGACATTAGCGCTCGGTGACCGTCGCCAGCGCCGTGAGCAATCGAGCAAGAAGGCGACGATGCAGATCACGAATGCCATTCGGGAGCGCGTCCGCCAAGCCCTGCCATTTGCCATGACGCAGGCGCAAAAGCGCGTCATTCGAGAAATTGTCACCGATTTGACCGGCGACCGCCCGATGTCCCGTCTATTACAAGGCGATGTCGGATCAGGTAAAACCATCATTGCCCTTCAGGCGCTCATCATTGCCGTCGAGAATGGTTGGCAGGCGGCGCTCATGGCGCCAACTGAAATTTTGGTGGAACAGCATGCGCGCTCCCTGACGCGCTGGCTGGCGGGAACGCCCTATCGCGTCGCCGCGCTAACCGGACGCCTGAAGGCCGCCGAAAAGAAGGCGATCCGCCAGGCGCTGGCCGCGCATGAGCTGGATATCGTCATTGGCACCCAAGCGCTGATCCAGGATGAAACCAGCTTTGCCCGCCTTGGCTTGGTCGTGATTGATGAACAGCATCGGTTTGGCGTGATGCAGCGTGAAAAGCTGGTCACCCAGGGGGCGGCGTCCGAGGCTATCACCCCGGATGTGCTGGTCATGACGGCAACGCCGATCCCACGCAGCTTGGCCATGACCATCTATGGTGACCTGGATGTTTCCATCATTGACGAGCTACCTCCGGGCCGAAAGCCGGTTGTAACAGCCATCCGCACCGATGATCGGCGTGAGCGCGTCTATGATTTCATTCGTCAGGAGTGCGCCGCTGGACGCCAAGCTTACATCGTTTATCCGCTGGTCGAGGAATCTGAAAAGCTGGACGTTGCCGCAGCAACGGCGGCGGCTGAGTACCTACAACGCGAAGTCTTCCCTTCACTTGGGGTCGGCTTACTTCATGGCAAGCTCAAATCAGAAGAAAAGGAAGCCATCATGCAGCGGCTCGTCGCCGGCGATGTGCAGATACTGGTCACGACGACGGTGATTGAAGTTGGGATTGATGTGCCGAATGCGTCGGTCATGGTCATCGAGAACCCGGAGCGATTCGGGCTGGCGCAACTGCATCAACTGCGCGGCCGGGTTGGGCGGGGAGCTGCGAAGTCGTACTGTGTTTTGATGGTTTCAAACGATCTTGCACTTGACGCGCTGGAGCGGCTGAATTTTTTCGCCCAGACAGCAGACGGCTTTGCCATTGCTGAAAAGGACCTTCTGTGGCGTGGTCCAGGCGAGATGTTAGGCATCCGTCAGTCCGGCGTGCCGATGTTTCGGGTTGGCGATATTGTCCGTGACGCCGACTGGCTGACAATGGCGCGGCAGGCGGCGCTGCGCCGGCTACAGGAACAGCCCAAGTCGGCGCAAACCCTGGCCTGGCTGGAACAGGCCCGACGTTGGTTTCCGCTGGCAGCCGGCGGCGTCCACTAG
- the zapE gene encoding AFG1/ZapE family ATPase, which produces MSLVDPLPRPPLIADQSPDVCPVCQGTGFEYDPVGRRSRRCVKCRVGVDNLIDRARIPNRYRESSFDNFHLNPNDERQRPLVNAVLACRRYVKDYPVERGLGLMFLGPCGVGKTHLAVATANALMKQKRVPCLFYDFRDLLKTIQETYNPQTQTTELTVLRPVYDTDVLVLDELGAGKATEWVRDTITHILNTRYNEQKTTIITSNYLDHPTERYEETLEERIGIRLRSRLYEMCKTIQMSGDDYRQTYFSKRLWMQSQS; this is translated from the coding sequence ATGTCGCTTGTTGATCCACTTCCTCGACCGCCGCTCATCGCTGACCAGTCGCCTGACGTGTGTCCGGTCTGCCAAGGGACTGGTTTTGAGTATGACCCGGTTGGACGCCGCTCGCGGCGGTGCGTCAAGTGTCGCGTTGGCGTGGATAACCTCATTGATCGCGCGCGCATTCCCAATCGTTACCGCGAAAGCAGCTTTGACAACTTCCACCTCAACCCAAATGACGAACGGCAGCGGCCGCTGGTCAATGCGGTACTGGCCTGCCGGCGCTATGTCAAGGATTATCCGGTCGAACGGGGGCTTGGGCTGATGTTCCTTGGTCCGTGCGGTGTTGGGAAAACACACCTTGCGGTCGCAACGGCCAACGCGCTGATGAAACAAAAGCGTGTGCCCTGTTTGTTTTATGACTTCCGCGACCTGCTCAAAACAATCCAAGAAACATACAACCCGCAGACGCAAACCACGGAACTGACCGTGCTGCGCCCGGTCTATGATACCGACGTCCTGGTTCTCGATGAGCTAGGGGCGGGCAAAGCGACGGAGTGGGTACGTGACACCATCACCCACATTCTCAACACCCGCTACAACGAACAGAAAACCACCATTATCACATCCAATTACTTGGATCATCCGACTGAGCGTTACGAGGAAACCCTCGAAGAACGCATCGGTATTCGGTTGCGTTCCCGGCTCTACGAAATGTGCAAAACAATTCAGATGTCGGGGGATGACTACCGCCAGACTTACTTCAGCAAGCGTCTCTGGATGCAGTCCCAGTCCTAG